Proteins encoded within one genomic window of Streptomyces taklimakanensis:
- the gmd gene encoding GDP-mannose 4,6-dehydratase, producing MPRTAVITGITGQDGSYLAELLLGKGYTVHGLMRRSSSFNTERIDHIYEDPQTPGRRLVLHHVDLSDGVALVNLLRDVRPDEVYNLGAQSHVRVSFDAPLYTGDVTGLGALRLLEAIRAGGVETRLYQASSSEMFGSTPPPQNETTPFHPRSPYGCAKVMAYWATVNYREAYGMHAVNGILFNHESPRRGETFVTRKITRAVARIRAGLQEHLYLGNLDAVRDWGYAPEYVEAMWRMLQRDEPDDYVVATGVAATVRDFLDAAFGAVGLDWERHVRHDPKYERPTEVDALIGDASKAQKLLDWSPEVRYDELARIMVEADVAQLEAELSGRRVRVDR from the coding sequence ATGCCGCGTACCGCTGTGATCACGGGCATCACCGGGCAGGACGGCTCGTACCTGGCCGAACTGCTGCTGGGCAAGGGCTACACCGTGCACGGCCTGATGAGACGCTCGTCCAGCTTCAACACCGAGCGCATCGACCACATCTACGAGGACCCGCAGACGCCCGGCCGGCGACTGGTGCTGCACCACGTCGACCTCTCCGACGGGGTGGCGCTGGTGAACCTGCTGCGCGACGTCCGGCCCGACGAGGTGTACAACCTGGGTGCGCAGTCCCACGTCCGCGTCTCCTTCGACGCCCCGCTCTACACCGGTGACGTGACCGGCCTGGGCGCCTTACGGTTGCTGGAGGCCATCCGCGCCGGCGGCGTGGAGACCCGGCTGTACCAGGCCTCCTCCTCGGAGATGTTCGGCTCCACCCCGCCCCCGCAGAACGAGACCACCCCCTTCCACCCCCGCAGCCCCTACGGCTGCGCCAAGGTCATGGCGTACTGGGCGACCGTCAACTACCGGGAGGCGTACGGGATGCACGCCGTCAACGGCATCCTCTTCAACCACGAGAGCCCGCGCCGCGGCGAGACCTTCGTCACCCGCAAGATCACCCGTGCCGTCGCCCGCATCCGGGCCGGCCTCCAGGAGCACCTGTACCTGGGCAACCTCGACGCCGTCCGCGACTGGGGGTACGCCCCCGAGTACGTCGAGGCCATGTGGCGCATGCTCCAGCGGGACGAGCCCGACGACTACGTGGTGGCCACCGGGGTGGCGGCGACCGTCCGCGACTTCCTCGACGCGGCCTTCGGCGCCGTCGGCCTGGACTGGGAGCGACACGTCCGCCACGACCCCAAGTACGAGCGTCCCACCGAGGTGGACGCCCTGATCGGCGACGCCTCCAAGGCCCAGAAGCTGCTGGACTGGTCGCCCGAGGTGCGCTACGACGAACTGGCCCGGATCATGGTCGAGGCCGATGTGGCGCAACTGGAGGCCGAGCTCTCCGGACGCCGGGTGCGGGTGGACCGGTGA
- a CDS encoding putative colanic acid biosynthesis acetyltransferase, translating into MSAPAAPRRLRGFTGAGYDKQRGVLVQAAWFAVLNLVFVKWWLPPRWRPALLRAFGARVGERVLIRHRARVQWPWKLTIGDDVWIGEGAWLINLEPITIDSDVCVSQEAVLCTGSHRRHSPTFEFDNAPIHLESGAWVAARAMVLRGVTVGAGAVVGAGAVAHRDLPAGAVHTVGRDR; encoded by the coding sequence GTGAGCGCCCCGGCCGCCCCGCGCCGGCTGCGCGGTTTCACGGGGGCCGGCTACGACAAGCAGCGCGGTGTGCTGGTCCAGGCCGCCTGGTTCGCGGTGCTCAACCTGGTCTTCGTCAAGTGGTGGCTCCCGCCGCGCTGGCGTCCGGCGCTGCTGCGGGCGTTCGGCGCCCGGGTGGGGGAGCGGGTCCTGATCCGTCATCGGGCGCGCGTCCAGTGGCCGTGGAAGCTGACGATCGGCGACGACGTCTGGATCGGTGAGGGCGCCTGGCTGATCAACCTGGAGCCGATCACGATCGACAGTGACGTGTGCGTCTCCCAGGAGGCCGTGCTCTGCACCGGGAGCCATCGGAGGCACTCGCCCACCTTCGAGTTCGACAACGCGCCGATCCACCTGGAGAGCGGTGCCTGGGTGGCCGCCCGCGCCATGGTGCTGCGCGGTGTCACCGTCGGCGCGGGCGCGGTGGTCGGTGCCGGGGCGGTCGCCCATCGCGACCTGCCGGCCGGTGCCGTGCACACCGTCGGGAGGGATCGTTGA